A single window of Pygocentrus nattereri isolate fPygNat1 chromosome 24, fPygNat1.pri, whole genome shotgun sequence DNA harbors:
- the eef1e1 gene encoding eukaryotic translation elongation factor 1 epsilon-1 has product MALKELSSLEKCLGLKKPNKYSTQGERKVPVLQNNNGPALVGLVTIASHLVHEAKRTELLGNSAEQRAVVQQWLEYRITRLDNCSKEEVKVILKELNQYLEDKVYLAGNSFTLADTLMYYGIHHIIMNLAVQEKEKFLNVTRWFDHIQHYPGVRHHLAPVVVLRNRVYPSGQH; this is encoded by the exons ATGGCGTTGAAAGAGCTGTCCTCGTTGGAGAAATGCCTGGGGTtgaaaaagccaaataaatacaGTACTCAAGGAGAACGAAAg gtccCTGTTCTTCAGAACAACAATGGCCCAGCTTTGGTTGGTCTGGTCACCATAGCATCCCACCTGGTCCATGAGGCCAAGAGGACAGAGCTGTTGGGAAACTCAGCTGAGCAGAGAGCGGTGGTCCAGCAGTGGCTGGAGTACAGAATAACCCGACTGGATAACTGCTCTAAAGAAGAAGTCAAGGTCATACTAAAG GAACTGAACCAGTACCTGGAGGATAAGGTCTATCTGGCTGGAAACAGCTTTACTCTGGCAGATACTCTGATGTACTATGGCATCCACCACATCATT ATGAACCTTgctgtacaggagaaggagaagttTTTGAACGTGACCCGGTGGTTTGACCACATCCAGCACTATCCAGGAGTGCGTCACCACCTGGCCCCTGTGGTCGTTCTGAGGAATAGAGTGTATCCCAGCGGCCAGCACTGA